A single region of the Salvia splendens isolate huo1 chromosome 18, SspV2, whole genome shotgun sequence genome encodes:
- the LOC121777023 gene encoding protein SOMBRERO-like, producing MGGGNGALSVPPGFRFHPTDEELLFYYLKKKVSFEPIDFDVIREVDLNKLEPWDLKEKCRIGSGPQNDWYLFSHKDKKYPTGTRTNRATAAGFWKATGRDKPIHMTSSARSVGMRKTLVFYTGRAPHGHKTDWIMHEYRLHDHNTPHQIQEDGWVICRVFKKKNLTRGRGFHPDPDPDQVEHEEPMVPFHSDALNGCTLQQHTHNLTFNNSMHLPQLFSPEQATAPSSFAPSGPGGPSFIQQPGDWSFLDKLLNTDHISKAHHFGHVADMVPVSHRVSFPYHGLEHDFSKFPK from the exons ATGGGAGGTGGAAATGGAGCTCTATCAGTTCCACCAGGATTCAGATTCCATCCAACAGATGAAGAATTACTGTTTTATTACCTCAAGAAGAAGGTTTCCTTTGAACCTATTGACTTTGATGTTATTCGAGAAGTCGATCTCAACAAACTCGAGCCATGGGACCTCAAAG AGAAATGTAGGATCGGGTCGGGTCCACAAAACGATTGGTACTTGTTCAGCCACAAGGACAAAAAGTACCCGACCGGGACACGTACGAACCGCGCCACAGCCGCCGGTTTCTGGAAGGCCACCGGCAGAGACAAGCCAATCCACATGACCAGCTCAGCTAGATCGGTCGGGATGAggaaaaccctagtcttctacaCGGGCCGGGCCCCTCACGGCCACAAGACCGATTGGATCATGCATGAATACCGCCTACACGACCACAACACTCCTCACCAAATCCAA GAGGATGGATGGGTGATCTGTAGGGTTTTCAAGAAGAAAAACCTGACCCGAGGCCGAGGGTTCCACCCGGACCCGGACCCGGACCAGGTCGAGCACGAAGAGCCGATGGTACCTTTCCATTCGGACGCATTAAATGGTTGTACCTTGCAGCAACACACCCACAATCTCACATTCAACAACTCAATGCATCTCCCCCAATTATTCAGCCCAGAACAAGCCACAGCTCCCTCCTCGTTCGCACCATCCGGGCCGGGCGGGCCTTCGTTCATTCAGCAGCCCGGCGACTGGTCGTTTCTGGACAAGCTGCTCAACACGGACCACATTAGCAAAGCCCATCATTTTGGGCACGTGGCCGATATGGTTCCGGTGAGCCACCGGGTTTCGTTTCCCTATCACGGGCTCGAGCACGATTTCTCCAAGTTTCCCAAGTAG
- the LOC121777300 gene encoding serine/threonine-protein kinase AGC1-7-like — protein sequence MNETKPSDEKTEHDPSEGLKTNSEPKAKRGGHSGRVVPCESLTLPPSCHGHGHGNPMAAPGPGNQSSTMALSPNSKSSMSQGWNASARSDSLDGSCAPLRPHTGGDVRWDAISSSSSKDSPLGLTNFRLLKRLGYGDIGSVYLVELRGTSSFFAMKVMDKSSLASRNKLLRAQTEREILGLLDHPFLPTLYTYFETEKFYCLVMEFCSGGNLHSLRQKQPAKHFTEDAARFYASEVLLALEYLHMLGIVYRDLKPENVLVREEGHIMLSDFDLSLRCSVSPTLVKSSSTHDASTADAAANGSILNDENAVRGSAQPSSFFPRLLPKKNRKSKSDFGLGNNMNGLPELMAEPTNVRSMSFVGTHEYLAPEIIRGEGHGSAVDWWTFGIFLYELLHGTTPFKGDGNRATLFNVVGQALKFPDGSQASATAKDLIKGLLVKEPQKRIAYKRGATEIKQHPFFEGVNWALVRSGAPPYVPDPVDFGQFASKDAKQSTDKKAPEMGQDKNKTSSSDSSYVEFEYF from the exons ATGAATGAG ACGAAACCCTCTGATGAAAAGACAGAGCATGATCCATCTGAGGGTTTGAAGACGAATTCAGAGCCCAAGGCGAAGAGAGGAGGCCATTCTGGCCGTGTTGTGCCCTGTGAATCCCTAACTTTGCCTCCAAGCTGTCACGGTCATGGTCATGGGAACCCAATGGCGGCCCCGGGCCCTGGGAATCAGTCTAGTACAATGGCGTTGTCGCCTAATTCAAAGTCGAGTATGAGCCAGGGATGGAACGCTAGTGCTCGAAGCGATAGTCTGGATGGTTCCTGTGCGCCTCTCAGGCCCCACACCGGTGGCGATGTTCGTTGGGATGCCATCTCTTCGTCATCCTCCAAAGACTCCCCGCTTGGTCTGACCAACTTTCGACTGCTCAAGAGACTTGGGTATGGAGACATTGGGAGTGTTTACCTTGTTGAACTGCGAGGGACGAGTTCCTTCTTTGCCATGAAGGTTATGGATAAAAGCTCTCTAGCTAGTAGAAACAAACTGCTTCGGGCTCAAACGGAGAGGGAGATTCTTGGCCTTCTCGACCACCCCTTTTTACCCACCTTGTATACGTACTTTGAGACGGAGAAGTTCTATTGCTTGGTGATGGAGTTCTGCAGTGGAGGCAACCTTCATTCTCTTAGGCAGAAGCAGCCCGCCAAGCATTTCACAGAGGATGCTGCTAG ATTTTACGCATCAGAGGTGCTGTTGGCGCTCGAGTATCTGCATATGCTGGGAATCGTTTACAGGGATCTAAAGCCAGAGAATGTGCTTGTGAGAGAAGAGGGCCACATCATGCTATCCGACTTTGACCTCTCGCTCCGCTGCTCTGTCTCTCCCACTCTGGTGAAGTCCTCATCCACTCATGACGCGAGCACCGCAGATGCTGCTGCTAATGGCAGCATCTTGAACGATGAGAACGCTGTGCGTGGCAGTGCTCAGCCCTCGTCCTTCTTCCCGCGCCTCCTGCCTAAGAAGAACCGCAAATCAAAATCAGACTTTGGGCTGGGGAACAACATGAATGGACTCCCTGAGCTGATGGCAGAGCCAACGAACGTACGCTCCATGTCTTTTGTGGGGACGCACGAGTATCTAGCTCCGGAGATCATCCGGGGAGAGGGGCATGGGAGTGCAGTGGATTGGTGGACTTTTGGGATATTCTTGTATGAGCTCCTGCACGGGACAACGCCTTTCAAGGGGGATGGGAACCGCGCGACGCTGTTCAATGTGGTGGGGCAGGCGCTGAAGTTCCCGGATGGTTCGCAGGCGAGTGCAACAGCAAAGGACCTCATAAAGGGGCTGTTGGTGAAGGAACCGCAGAAGAGGATCGCGTACAAGAGGGGCGCCACCGAGATCAAGCAGCATCCTTTCTTCGAAGGGGTGAATTGGGCTCTGGTGAGAAGCGGAGCGCCACCGTATGTTCCGGACCCGGTGGACTTTGGGCAGTTTGCCAGTAAGGATGCAAAGCAATCTACAGACAAAAAGGCTCCGGAGATGGGACAGGACAAGAACAAAACAAGCTCTTCTGATTCTTCATATGTTGAGTTTGAGTACTTCTAA